One part of the Thiomicrospira cyclica ALM1 genome encodes these proteins:
- the thiC gene encoding phosphomethylpyrimidine synthase ThiC, whose translation MTQNTKYTAEHSEITRNPFPASKKIYIAGDIHPNIRVPMREIELTNGQTLTVYDTSGPYTDPNADIDLTQGLTPIRQVWIAARGDVEEYEGRQTLAVDNGYKRETDVPGALLKAEQGLKRTPLRAKTGKNVSQMHYARQGIITPEMEFIAIRENQRRQEVIDAEREARLKGESFGANLPELITPEFVRAEVAAGRAVIPCNINHPESEPMIIGRNFLVKINANIGNSAITSSIAEEVEKMVWSTRWGGDTVMDLSTGKNIHATRDWIIRNSPVPIGTVPLYQALEKVNGIAEDLTWEVYRDTLIEQAEQGVDYFTIHAGVLLRYVPMTAKRVTGIVSRGGSIMAKWCLAHHKENFLYTHFEEICEIMKAYDVSFSLGDGLRPGSIADANDEAQLSELQTLGELTQIAWKHDVQTIIEGPGHVPMHKIKENMDLQLKLCHEAPFYTLGPLTTDIAPGYDHITSAIGAAMIGWYGTAMLCYVTPKEHLGLPNREDVKEGLMAYKIAAHAADVAKGHPGARYRDDAMSKARFEFRWMDQFNIGLDPERAMAYHDETLPRDSAKVAHFCSMCGPKFCSMKISQEVRDYADQMGVDEKAALAAGMAEQAKAFKELGSEISVPVDKIQKLA comes from the coding sequence ATGACTCAAAACACAAAATATACCGCTGAACACAGTGAAATCACCCGTAACCCGTTTCCGGCGTCGAAAAAAATCTATATTGCGGGCGACATTCATCCGAACATCCGTGTGCCGATGCGCGAAATTGAACTCACCAACGGTCAAACCCTGACGGTTTACGACACCTCCGGCCCTTATACCGACCCGAACGCTGACATTGACTTAACCCAGGGCTTAACACCGATTCGCCAGGTCTGGATTGCGGCGCGCGGCGATGTTGAAGAATACGAAGGTCGTCAAACACTGGCGGTCGATAACGGCTACAAACGTGAAACCGATGTACCGGGGGCACTCTTAAAAGCCGAACAAGGGCTAAAACGCACCCCTCTTCGCGCCAAAACGGGCAAAAATGTGAGCCAAATGCACTATGCGCGCCAGGGCATCATTACGCCGGAAATGGAATTTATCGCGATTCGTGAAAACCAACGCCGCCAAGAAGTCATCGACGCCGAACGCGAAGCGCGTTTAAAAGGCGAAAGCTTTGGCGCGAACCTGCCGGAATTGATTACGCCAGAATTTGTGCGCGCTGAAGTCGCCGCCGGTCGTGCGGTGATTCCGTGCAATATCAACCATCCTGAATCCGAGCCGATGATTATCGGTCGTAATTTCCTGGTCAAAATTAATGCCAATATTGGTAACTCAGCGATTACCTCGTCAATTGCCGAAGAAGTCGAAAAAATGGTCTGGTCAACCCGCTGGGGCGGTGATACGGTGATGGATTTATCGACTGGCAAAAACATTCACGCCACCCGCGACTGGATTATCCGCAACTCGCCGGTGCCCATTGGCACCGTACCTTTGTATCAAGCCTTGGAAAAGGTCAACGGCATTGCAGAAGACCTCACCTGGGAGGTCTATCGCGATACCTTGATTGAACAAGCCGAACAAGGGGTGGATTATTTCACCATTCACGCCGGGGTACTATTACGTTATGTGCCAATGACCGCCAAACGTGTGACTGGGATTGTGTCGCGTGGCGGCTCGATTATGGCGAAATGGTGTTTAGCGCATCATAAAGAAAACTTCCTTTACACCCATTTCGAAGAAATTTGCGAGATTATGAAGGCTTATGATGTCAGCTTTTCGTTGGGTGACGGTTTGCGTCCGGGCTCGATTGCCGATGCCAATGACGAAGCGCAACTCTCCGAACTGCAGACTCTGGGCGAATTGACCCAAATCGCGTGGAAACACGATGTGCAAACCATTATCGAAGGTCCTGGCCATGTGCCGATGCACAAGATTAAAGAGAATATGGACTTGCAACTCAAGCTGTGTCACGAAGCGCCGTTTTACACCCTCGGTCCCTTGACCACAGATATTGCACCCGGTTACGACCATATCACCTCGGCGATTGGCGCGGCGATGATTGGTTGGTACGGCACCGCCATGCTCTGTTATGTCACACCGAAAGAACACCTAGGTTTACCGAATCGCGAAGACGTGAAAGAAGGTTTAATGGCCTACAAAATTGCCGCCCATGCCGCCGATGTCGCCAAGGGTCACCCGGGCGCGCGTTACCGCGACGATGCGATGAGTAAAGCCCGCTTTGAATTCCGCTGGATGGACCAGTTTAATATTGGCCTTGACCCAGAACGCGCGATGGCCTATCACGACGAAACCTTGCCGCGTGATTCGGCGAAAGTAGCGCATTTCTGCTCGATGTGTGGGCCGAAGTTCTGTTCGATGAAAATCAGCCAAGAAGTGCGTGATTACGCCGACCAAATGGGCGTCGATGAAAAAGCCGCGCTGGCAGCGGGCATGGCGGAACAGGCCAAAGCCTTTAAAGAACTCGGTAGTGAAATTTCGGTGCCGGTTGATAAAATTCAAAAGCTGGCTTAA
- a CDS encoding FAD-dependent oxidoreductase yields MKRWSEMHSIGIAGAGLVGRVLALNLIQRGIQVTLYEKDSAITPPNAAGYTAAGMLSPYAELELMDAELFQLGVRSIELWPGLVQWMAEQDCAVDFQQRGSLILAHPNDRADLQHFMRQLQHKLPAGYRVEQLNNARITELEPELAHHHQAWLLPNEGQVDSMQFFTQSERLLKNHPLVEWRENQPVEKVENHQIDGQAFDWVFDCRGLGAKAAIPDLRGVRGEVFWLDAPEVKLSRPVRLMHPRYRIYIVPRANGRYVIGASEIESEDRSPMSVRSSLELLSAAYSVHPGFAEARIVNQLTNCRPALGDNLPRIEQQDGVTRINGLYRHGYLFSPASVEKALAQLA; encoded by the coding sequence ATGAAACGTTGGTCAGAAATGCATTCCATCGGGATTGCCGGAGCAGGCCTGGTGGGTCGGGTTTTGGCGTTGAATTTAATTCAGCGCGGCATCCAAGTTACGCTCTATGAAAAAGATAGCGCCATCACCCCACCTAATGCGGCTGGCTATACGGCGGCAGGTATGCTGTCACCCTATGCTGAACTGGAACTGATGGATGCCGAACTTTTTCAGCTTGGTGTGCGCTCGATTGAACTTTGGCCAGGCCTGGTGCAATGGATGGCCGAACAGGATTGCGCGGTCGATTTTCAACAACGCGGCAGTCTGATTTTAGCGCACCCTAATGATCGTGCCGACCTGCAACATTTTATGCGTCAACTGCAGCATAAACTACCGGCGGGCTATCGGGTTGAACAACTCAATAATGCACGTATTACTGAACTCGAACCGGAACTCGCCCATCACCACCAGGCCTGGTTATTACCCAACGAAGGTCAGGTGGATTCGATGCAATTTTTTACCCAAAGCGAACGGCTGCTGAAAAATCATCCGCTGGTTGAGTGGAGAGAAAACCAGCCTGTTGAGAAGGTCGAAAACCATCAAATTGACGGTCAAGCATTCGACTGGGTGTTTGACTGTCGTGGTTTAGGCGCGAAAGCGGCTATTCCGGATTTACGCGGTGTGCGTGGCGAGGTGTTTTGGCTGGATGCGCCCGAAGTTAAACTTTCGCGGCCAGTGCGCTTAATGCACCCGCGTTATCGCATTTATATCGTGCCGCGCGCTAATGGGCGTTATGTGATTGGCGCGAGTGAAATCGAAAGCGAAGACCGCAGTCCGATGTCGGTGCGCTCCAGCTTGGAGTTATTATCGGCGGCCTATAGCGTACATCCAGGTTTTGCCGAAGCGCGAATTGTCAATCAGTTGACTAATTGCCGCCCGGCGTTGGGCGATAATTTACCGCGTATCGAGCAACAAGACGGCGTGACACGCATTAACGGCTTATATCGCCACGGCTATTTGTTTTCGCCCGCGAGTGTTGAAAAAGCTTTGGCGCAGCTTGCTTGA
- the thiS gene encoding sulfur carrier protein ThiS: MIVIINGEPTDTISTNLAGLVAKLNIEGAFALALNENFVPKSQYADTPIAENDRIEIVAPMQGG; this comes from the coding sequence ATGATCGTCATCATTAATGGTGAACCAACTGACACAATTTCCACCAACCTAGCAGGCCTGGTGGCAAAGCTGAATATTGAGGGCGCATTTGCGTTGGCGCTTAATGAAAACTTTGTACCCAAAAGCCAATATGCCGATACACCCATAGCGGAAAACGACCGCATAGAGATCGTCGCCCCAATGCAAGGCGGTTAA
- a CDS encoding thiazole synthase: protein MNNHTPTGIKTWLIDDKEINSRLLIGSALYPSPDIMRQAIEASGSQVVTVSIRRQNPGDQSGQAFWQIIQSLGCHILPNTAGCRNAKEAITTAQMAREIFGTNWIKLEVIGDDYTLQPDPFDLVKAAQALIEDGFEVFPYASDDLVLCQRLVDVGCRIVMPWASPIGSGKGIMNPYNMELIRQRLPDTTLIVDAGIGKPSHAAQALEMGFDGVLLNSAVALANDPVKMASAFKYAIDAGRLGYEAGAMPQRNFASASTPTLGTPFWHQD from the coding sequence ATGAACAACCATACCCCTACGGGCATAAAAACCTGGTTAATCGATGATAAGGAAATTAACAGCCGTTTACTGATTGGCTCTGCGCTTTATCCGTCACCGGATATTATGCGTCAAGCGATTGAAGCCAGTGGCAGCCAAGTGGTCACGGTGTCGATTCGCCGCCAAAACCCAGGTGATCAAAGTGGGCAAGCCTTTTGGCAAATTATCCAATCGCTGGGTTGTCATATTCTGCCGAATACCGCCGGTTGTCGAAATGCCAAAGAAGCCATTACCACCGCGCAAATGGCGCGTGAAATCTTTGGTACAAATTGGATTAAACTCGAAGTGATCGGCGATGATTACACCTTACAACCCGATCCGTTTGATTTGGTCAAAGCGGCGCAAGCCTTAATTGAAGACGGCTTTGAAGTCTTCCCTTACGCCAGCGATGATCTTGTTTTATGTCAGCGTTTAGTCGATGTCGGTTGCCGCATCGTCATGCCCTGGGCATCCCCTATTGGTTCGGGCAAAGGCATAATGAATCCCTACAATATGGAATTAATTCGCCAACGACTGCCTGACACGACTCTGATTGTCGATGCCGGTATCGGTAAACCGTCGCACGCGGCGCAAGCCTTGGAAATGGGATTTGATGGCGTATTACTTAATTCCGCCGTCGCCCTCGCCAATGATCCAGTAAAAATGGCCAGCGCCTTTAAATACGCAATTGACGCCGGGCGGTTGGGCTATGAAGCCGGTGCTATGCCACAACGCAATTTCGCCAGTGCCTCCACTCCCACCCTCGGCACCCCGTTTTGGCATCAAGATTAA
- a CDS encoding AAA family ATPase, with the protein MIIQIGNIKGGCGKSTVSVNLAALLANLGKDVIIIDADRQATSSNWVLDRNETGLPRVNHVQVFDNIRDTVKDLGKRYEYVIVDSAGQDGRELRTGLTAVDRLLVPFRPSQPDLDVLPQLQEVIQLSKDFNPNLQVSAILTLAPTNPSIREIEEAQDYISDYRDIKLLSSIIRDRKVYRDAMGLGKGVVEMDNDKAKFEINQLWEELHGH; encoded by the coding sequence ATGATCATTCAAATCGGCAATATTAAAGGCGGTTGCGGTAAAAGTACCGTCAGTGTGAATTTAGCCGCACTGCTTGCTAACCTAGGGAAAGATGTCATCATTATTGATGCCGACCGCCAGGCCACCTCATCGAACTGGGTGCTAGACCGTAATGAAACCGGTTTACCTCGCGTTAATCATGTGCAGGTATTTGACAATATCCGCGATACCGTTAAGGATCTCGGCAAACGCTATGAGTACGTGATTGTTGATTCAGCAGGTCAAGACGGGCGCGAATTACGCACCGGTTTAACAGCAGTCGATAGATTATTAGTTCCTTTTCGACCCTCACAGCCAGATTTAGATGTCTTACCGCAACTACAAGAGGTGATTCAGCTCTCCAAAGACTTCAATCCTAACCTACAGGTGAGCGCCATTCTAACTCTGGCACCGACCAATCCATCGATCCGTGAAATCGAGGAAGCTCAGGACTATATCAGTGATTATCGAGACATTAAGCTGTTAAGCAGTATAATAAGAGATCGTAAAGTCTACCGTGACGCCATGGGCCTGGGTAAAGGCGTGGTTGAAATGGACAATGACAAAGCTAAATTTGAAATTAATCAATTATGGGAGGAACTCCATGGTCACTAA
- the tpx gene encoding thiol peroxidase — translation MAKITLKGNPINTVGELPSQGSTVADFCLVAADLSETCFASGKALLLNVFPSIDTGVCAESVRQFNALAAQIGDAEVWCISADLPFAQQRFCGAEGLDKVKTLSSFRNADFGNHYGLTIVDGPLAGLLARAVIIIDAKGKIAYTELVPEIAQEPNYDAALAALKALA, via the coding sequence ATGGCTAAAATCACTCTAAAAGGTAACCCTATCAATACCGTAGGCGAACTTCCTTCACAAGGAAGCACTGTGGCTGATTTTTGTTTGGTAGCCGCTGATTTATCAGAAACCTGTTTCGCAAGCGGTAAAGCCTTACTCCTGAATGTTTTTCCAAGCATCGATACCGGTGTATGTGCCGAATCGGTGCGCCAGTTCAATGCCTTAGCCGCTCAAATCGGTGATGCCGAAGTCTGGTGTATTTCTGCCGATCTACCCTTTGCGCAACAACGGTTTTGTGGTGCCGAAGGTTTAGATAAGGTTAAAACCTTGTCGAGCTTTCGCAATGCCGATTTTGGCAACCACTATGGTCTAACTATTGTTGATGGCCCATTAGCAGGCCTACTGGCGCGTGCGGTGATTATTATTGATGCCAAGGGAAAAATTGCCTATACCGAGTTGGTGCCTGAAATTGCCCAAGAGCCAAATTATGATGCAGCCTTAGCGGCGCTAAAAGCACTCGCCTGA
- a CDS encoding YceI family protein, protein MEKVFCQIGYFIHDETNAANEKVVVRIDTRSVNSNHGERDDHLRSDDFLNVEQHPQAEFVSTSVTNQPDGTKLIKGNFTLNGVTKPIKIVANKIGEGTDPWGGYRAGFEGRAEFKMADFNFKMDLGPTSSTVYLDLHVEGIKRD, encoded by the coding sequence ATGGAAAAAGTATTTTGTCAAATAGGCTATTTTATCCATGACGAAACGAATGCCGCTAATGAGAAGGTTGTGGTGCGTATTGATACCCGTAGCGTCAACTCGAATCACGGCGAGCGCGATGATCACCTACGCAGTGATGATTTTTTGAATGTCGAGCAACATCCACAGGCTGAATTTGTGAGTACGAGTGTCACTAACCAACCCGATGGCACGAAACTTATTAAAGGTAACTTTACCCTTAATGGTGTCACTAAGCCGATTAAAATTGTCGCCAACAAAATTGGTGAAGGTACCGATCCATGGGGCGGCTATCGTGCCGGTTTTGAAGGTCGTGCCGAATTTAAAATGGCCGACTTTAATTTTAAGATGGATTTAGGGCCAACCTCCTCAACCGTGTATTTAGATTTACACGTTGAAGGGATTAAACGTGATTAA
- the ubiA gene encoding 4-hydroxybenzoate octaprenyltransferase translates to MQTKFWSYIQLMRLDKPVGIYLVLWPALWALWLAAEGTPPGLVLVVFILGAIVMRSAGCVINDYADRHWDGDVARTASRPLATGAITPRDALLLFAGLCLVGFGLVLLLNPLTILLSLGALVLATLYPFTKRYTHWPQMFLGAAFAWAVPMGYAAVLGSVPYQAWLVFAITLIWTLIYDTFYAITDRDDDLKVGIKSTAILFGRYDLVIIGLLQSLMVLLLVVLGYWLQLGMAFWISLAVVVALFSSQLWQSRHRDPQACFKAFKQNHWVGLVILIGLIIDLA, encoded by the coding sequence ATGCAAACCAAGTTCTGGTCCTATATTCAGTTAATGCGTTTAGACAAGCCCGTTGGGATTTATCTGGTGCTTTGGCCGGCATTATGGGCATTATGGCTTGCAGCGGAAGGTACGCCACCAGGCCTGGTGCTGGTCGTGTTTATTTTGGGTGCGATTGTGATGCGCTCGGCCGGCTGCGTAATTAATGACTATGCTGATCGTCATTGGGACGGTGACGTTGCGCGAACCGCTTCACGCCCATTGGCAACAGGGGCGATTACGCCTAGAGACGCACTGCTACTATTTGCCGGCTTGTGCTTGGTAGGTTTTGGACTGGTCTTGTTATTAAATCCGTTAACCATTCTCTTGTCGCTGGGTGCTTTAGTTTTGGCGACTCTCTATCCTTTCACCAAGCGTTATACCCATTGGCCACAAATGTTTTTAGGTGCGGCATTTGCATGGGCGGTGCCTATGGGTTATGCGGCTGTGTTGGGCAGTGTGCCTTACCAGGCCTGGTTGGTGTTTGCCATTACCTTGATTTGGACCTTAATCTATGACACGTTTTACGCTATTACCGATCGTGACGATGATTTAAAAGTGGGCATTAAATCGACAGCGATTCTATTTGGACGCTATGATTTGGTGATTATCGGATTGCTACAAAGTCTGATGGTGTTATTGCTGGTCGTGCTGGGCTATTGGCTTCAGCTAGGCATGGCTTTTTGGATAAGTTTGGCGGTGGTGGTGGCTTTGTTTAGCTCGCAATTATGGCAAAGCCGACACCGTGATCCGCAGGCTTGCTTTAAAGCATTCAAGCAAAATCACTGGGTCGGCTTAGTTATTTTAATTGGCCTAATAATTGATTTGGCCTAG
- the glmU gene encoding bifunctional UDP-N-acetylglucosamine diphosphorylase/glucosamine-1-phosphate N-acetyltransferase GlmU, whose amino-acid sequence MSLNVVILAAGKGTRMRSSLPKVLQPLAGQPLLQHVINRAKQLNAAHIFTVVGHQSHLVEDAMAGQDIDFVLQAQQLGTGHAVQQVSPFIKDDDTVLVLYGDVPLTAKSTLDDLLSLVTDQHPLALLTLNLANPTGYGRILRDQHHQVTAIVEQKDATAQQLTVTEVNTGILATQGKQLKQWLARLQSNNAQGEFYLTDIIAMAVADGFAVQTTQPASEMEVLGVNDKLQLAALERQYQQSLANSLMHRGVTLLDPSRIDIRGELLVGQDVEIDANVIFEGQVQLGNHVKIGANCVLKKVVIADHTVIHPFSHLDGCQIGSEVSIGPYARLRPGTELADKVRIGNFVETKQAKIAQGSKVNHLSYIGDTVMGEQCNIGAGTITCNYDGVNKHQTLIGDRVFVGSDTQLIAPVRVESDATIGAGSTITKTAPAGQLTLSRAKQLTLAGWQKPTRLQKNEQVK is encoded by the coding sequence ATGTCTCTTAATGTTGTTATTCTTGCCGCTGGAAAGGGTACGCGCATGCGCTCATCCTTGCCTAAGGTTTTACAGCCGTTGGCGGGTCAACCGTTGTTGCAGCATGTAATTAATCGAGCGAAGCAACTAAACGCGGCTCATATTTTTACGGTTGTAGGTCATCAGTCGCACTTGGTAGAAGACGCTATGGCAGGTCAGGATATTGACTTTGTTTTACAAGCACAACAATTAGGTACAGGCCACGCTGTGCAACAGGTGTCACCTTTTATTAAGGATGATGATACTGTGTTGGTTCTTTATGGTGATGTACCCTTGACGGCGAAATCTACCCTAGACGATTTATTAAGCCTGGTTACCGACCAGCATCCGCTCGCACTGCTCACGCTTAATTTAGCCAACCCAACCGGTTATGGTCGAATTTTGCGTGACCAACATCATCAGGTGACGGCCATCGTTGAACAGAAAGATGCCACAGCCCAACAATTGACAGTTACAGAGGTAAATACCGGTATCTTGGCAACTCAGGGCAAGCAACTGAAACAGTGGCTAGCAAGGTTGCAGTCAAATAATGCTCAGGGCGAGTTTTATTTAACCGATATCATTGCGATGGCGGTAGCCGACGGTTTTGCCGTCCAAACCACTCAGCCAGCCAGCGAAATGGAAGTGCTAGGTGTTAATGATAAATTACAACTTGCCGCTCTAGAGCGCCAGTATCAGCAGAGCCTGGCGAATTCACTGATGCACCGGGGTGTCACTTTGCTAGATCCATCTCGTATTGATATCCGTGGCGAATTACTGGTAGGCCAGGATGTTGAGATTGATGCTAATGTTATTTTTGAAGGTCAGGTTCAATTAGGTAATCATGTAAAGATTGGCGCAAACTGTGTGTTAAAAAAAGTGGTGATTGCGGATCATACGGTGATTCATCCGTTTAGTCATCTGGACGGCTGTCAGATTGGTAGTGAGGTGTCGATTGGACCCTATGCGCGATTACGTCCGGGTACCGAGTTAGCGGACAAGGTTCGGATTGGTAATTTTGTGGAAACCAAGCAGGCAAAAATCGCACAGGGTTCGAAGGTGAATCACCTGAGCTATATTGGTGATACGGTAATGGGCGAGCAGTGTAATATTGGTGCTGGCACGATTACCTGTAATTACGATGGCGTAAATAAACATCAAACCCTGATTGGTGATCGGGTGTTTGTGGGTTCTGATACTCAGTTAATTGCTCCGGTTAGAGTTGAAAGTGATGCGACTATCGGTGCCGGATCTACCATCACTAAGACGGCACCGGCTGGACAGCTGACCTTGAGCCGTGCCAAACAACTGACCCTAGCAGGCTGGCAAAAACCGACTAGGCTTCAAAAAAACGAGCAGGTGAAATAA
- a CDS encoding F0F1 ATP synthase subunit epsilon encodes MAVSMQVDIVSAEGEIFSGKADMLFAQAANGEVGILPFHTQFLSQLKPGEVRVKSGDEEDTYYINSGTIEVQPHVVTILADTCIRSRDLDEAQALQAKQRAEDAMENAKSEVDVARAQVELAEAVAQIQTITKLRERLQKTGMA; translated from the coding sequence ATGGCAGTCTCTATGCAAGTAGATATCGTTAGTGCGGAAGGTGAGATTTTCTCTGGAAAGGCTGATATGCTTTTCGCACAGGCTGCCAACGGAGAGGTGGGTATCCTACCTTTCCACACCCAGTTTTTGAGTCAGCTAAAACCTGGCGAAGTCCGCGTAAAAAGCGGTGATGAGGAAGACACTTATTACATTAATAGTGGCACCATTGAGGTTCAGCCTCATGTTGTAACTATTCTTGCTGATACGTGTATTCGTTCGCGTGACCTTGATGAAGCGCAAGCTCTTCAAGCCAAACAGCGTGCTGAGGATGCGATGGAAAACGCAAAATCAGAAGTTGACGTTGCGCGTGCTCAGGTTGAGCTTGCAGAAGCCGTTGCTCAAATTCAAACGATCACTAAATTACGTGAACGTTTGCAAAAAACTGGGATGGCTTAA
- the atpD gene encoding F0F1 ATP synthase subunit beta, with product MMSGKIVQIIGPVIDVEFSGAALPKVHDALIVGDKGLTLEVQQQIGDGVVRAIAMGSSDGLKRGMIVTNTGSAITVPVGKATLGRIFDVLGNAIDNAGPVETEDRAPIHRKAPKFEDLAASQELLETGVKVIDLICPFAKGGKVGLFGGAGVGKTVNMMELIRNIAIEHSGYSVFAGVGERTREGNDFYHEMNEGGVLDKVALVYGQMNEPPGNRLRVALTGLTMAEFFRDEGRDVLFFVDNIYRYTLAGTEVSALLGRMPSAVGYQPTLAEEMGQVQERITSTKTGSITSIQAVYVPADDLTDPSPATTFAHLDATVVLNRSIAETGIYPAIDPLDSTSRQLDPLVVGDEHYNVANGVQQTLQRYKELKDIIAILGMDELSEEDRALVARARKMQRFFSQPYFVAKVFTGEDGRYVTLAETIRGFKMILNGEMDDVPEQAFMFCGTIDEVLEKAQKYKG from the coding sequence ATCATGAGTGGAAAAATAGTACAAATTATCGGCCCGGTCATCGACGTCGAATTTAGTGGTGCTGCATTACCAAAAGTTCATGATGCGCTTATTGTTGGCGACAAGGGTTTAACTCTTGAAGTTCAGCAGCAAATCGGCGATGGTGTTGTTCGTGCAATTGCCATGGGTTCATCAGACGGTTTGAAGCGCGGCATGATTGTTACCAATACGGGTTCTGCAATTACAGTCCCAGTTGGTAAAGCGACACTGGGTCGTATATTCGACGTATTGGGTAATGCAATTGACAACGCAGGTCCAGTAGAAACTGAAGACCGTGCACCGATTCACCGTAAGGCACCTAAGTTTGAAGATCTTGCGGCATCGCAAGAACTTTTAGAAACAGGTGTTAAAGTTATCGACTTGATTTGCCCATTTGCTAAGGGCGGTAAAGTGGGTCTATTCGGTGGTGCTGGTGTTGGTAAAACCGTTAACATGATGGAGTTGATCCGTAACATCGCGATCGAACACTCAGGTTACTCAGTATTTGCTGGTGTGGGTGAGCGTACTCGTGAAGGTAACGACTTCTATCACGAAATGAATGAAGGTGGCGTACTGGATAAAGTTGCCTTGGTTTACGGTCAGATGAATGAGCCACCAGGTAACCGTTTACGTGTTGCTTTAACCGGTCTAACAATGGCTGAATTCTTCCGTGACGAGGGTCGTGACGTGTTGTTCTTCGTAGACAACATCTACCGTTACACTCTGGCAGGTACTGAAGTATCAGCATTGTTAGGTCGTATGCCCTCTGCGGTAGGTTATCAGCCTACATTGGCAGAAGAAATGGGTCAGGTTCAAGAGCGTATTACCTCTACAAAAACGGGTTCTATTACGTCAATCCAAGCGGTATACGTTCCTGCGGACGACTTAACTGACCCGTCTCCAGCTACAACCTTTGCTCACTTGGATGCAACGGTAGTACTTAACCGTTCAATCGCTGAAACGGGTATTTACCCTGCGATTGATCCATTGGACTCGACTTCACGTCAGCTAGATCCATTGGTTGTTGGTGACGAGCACTACAATGTTGCTAACGGTGTACAGCAAACGCTTCAGCGTTATAAGGAATTAAAAGACATCATTGCCATTCTTGGTATGGATGAGCTTTCAGAAGAAGACCGCGCACTAGTTGCACGTGCACGTAAAATGCAGCGTTTTTTCTCACAGCCTTACTTCGTAGCGAAAGTGTTCACCGGTGAAGACGGTCGTTATGTCACACTAGCTGAAACCATTCGTGGCTTCAAAATGATCTTAAATGGTGAAATGGATGATGTGCCTGAGCAGGCATTTATGTTCTGTGGCACCATTGATGAAGTTCTTGAGAAAGCTCAGAAATATAAGGGGTAA
- the atpG gene encoding F0F1 ATP synthase subunit gamma: MAGGSKEIRTQIASVKNTQKITKAMEMVAASKMRKAQARMTATRPYVEKVKRVIEHVSKAHHEYKHPYTLDRPIKRIGLMVVSSDRGLCGGLNTNLFRRTLKKIQAWQQDNVAIELAIIGKKAQTFFRHYGGNVVASKVDLGDTPHINDLVGTVKVMLDRFENGEIDAVYVASNQFESAMTQVPTIQQLIPLQAVASDDSEPAYWDYLYEPDAKEALDTLMVRYIESTVYGAVVENVACEQSARMVAMKSASDNAGKMIKELQLAYNKARQAAITQELSEIVSGASAV; this comes from the coding sequence ATGGCAGGCGGTAGTAAAGAAATACGGACGCAAATTGCGTCGGTAAAGAATACCCAAAAAATCACCAAAGCCATGGAAATGGTGGCGGCGTCTAAAATGCGTAAAGCGCAAGCTCGCATGACGGCGACTCGTCCCTATGTAGAAAAGGTGAAACGCGTAATCGAGCACGTTTCAAAGGCGCATCATGAGTATAAGCATCCTTATACCCTTGATCGCCCAATTAAGCGTATTGGTTTGATGGTTGTTTCATCTGATCGTGGTCTATGTGGTGGTTTAAATACCAACCTATTCCGTAGAACGTTAAAGAAAATTCAGGCTTGGCAACAGGATAATGTGGCTATTGAATTAGCCATTATTGGTAAAAAAGCGCAAACCTTTTTCCGTCATTATGGTGGTAACGTTGTTGCTAGCAAGGTGGATCTGGGTGATACGCCGCATATTAATGATCTTGTTGGAACGGTTAAGGTTATGCTTGATCGCTTTGAAAATGGTGAAATTGATGCTGTTTATGTGGCATCAAATCAATTTGAATCAGCGATGACGCAGGTCCCAACCATCCAGCAGCTTATTCCTCTTCAAGCCGTTGCAAGTGATGATTCTGAGCCTGCGTATTGGGATTATCTTTATGAGCCCGATGCTAAAGAAGCATTAGATACCTTAATGGTCCGTTATATTGAAAGTACGGTTTACGGTGCTGTCGTAGAAAATGTTGCTTGTGAGCAGTCTGCGCGCATGGTTGCCATGAAGAGTGCATCTGATAACGCTGGCAAAATGATTAAAGAATTGCAGCTTGCATATAATAAGGCGCGTCAAGCGGCTATTACGCAAGAACTTTCTGAAATTGTATCGGGCGCTTCTGCGGTTTAA